The proteins below are encoded in one region of Belonocnema kinseyi isolate 2016_QV_RU_SX_M_011 chromosome 1, B_treatae_v1, whole genome shotgun sequence:
- the LOC117179527 gene encoding uncharacterized protein LOC117179527, which yields MFNTPDEPTDLTGKAISPKNEQEIALNFAKNGTIQDYLRYPLTPQRKGKQMKGKVVYALTFHSWRDEELRKITSKEDEAKSKEVKRQERKRRKDILEKAKEDTKRIKLETKENKNNPNKSSSIDNFTDSAKDVTRKRKFKVKENNNKENQFSNSTDETTDSAEAVKKRRGRPPKISN from the coding sequence ATGTTTAACACCCCTGATGAACCTACAGATTTAACTGGTAAAGCTATTTCACCCAAAAATGAACaggaaattgctttaaattttgcaaaaaatggaactattcaaGATTATTTGCGTTATCCTCTAACCCCACAACGAAAAGGAAAGCAAATGAAGGGGAAAGTTGTATATGCTTTAACATTTCATTCATGGAGAGatgaagaattaaggaaaattaCATCCAAAGAAGATGAAGCTAAAAGTAAGGAAGTTAAAAGGCAAGAAAGAAAACGACgaaaagatattttagaaaaagcCAAAGAAGatacaaaaagaataaaattagaaactaaagaaaataaaaacaatccaAATAAATCTTCGAGTATTGACAATTTTACTGATTCTGCTAAAGACGTTACCAGAAAAAGAAAGTTCAAAGTCAAAGAGAATAATaacaaagaaaatcaattttcgaatagTACCGATGAAACCACTGATTCTGCGGAAGCAGTGAAAAAACGACGAGGACGACCACCTAAGATTTCGAACTAG